ACATTCCCTTTAAAGTGGCACACCTTACCAGCCGGCAGCAATAGCGAGGCTCCTCCCTCATGCTGCAAATCAACCGGAACCCGGCATCCAAACCGCTTTGGATTTGTCCTAAACATGTCGTTCCGCTTCGGACTTGTCAAGCGAACAACTCACGAATTAATGTTGCATTTCAATAACAGCCTGAAGGGAGGGCGCTTTCAAAGCGTTTTGGGCATACATGAGCAAGGGTGTGAATCTGAAGGAACTGTCGAATCGGCTGCAACTTTCGCAGACGACCGTCAGCCGTGCCTTGAACGGATATCCGGAGGTCAGTGCCGAAACGCGGCGCAGGGTTGCCGAAATGGCGGAGAAGCTCGGATATGCGCCCAACAGCCAGGCCAGGCGCCTTGCAACGGGACGGTCGATGGCAATCGGCCATGTCATCCCGCGATCGATCCACGAGATGATGAACCCGATTTTTCTGGAATTCATCGCCGGTGCGGGGGAAACCTATTCCAAGCACGGCTACGACATGATCATTTCGGTGGTCGAGGACGATCACGAGGAAGACGCTTACCGGCAGATCGCCTCCCGCAAGAAAGCCGACGGTGTGATCATTCATGGCCCGGCAGCTGACGAAAGCCGGCACAGGCTGCTGCGCGAAATCAACCTTCCCTTCGTCGTTCATGGCCGCATCCCCGGGGCCGAACGGGAAACGTCCTGGGTCGACATGAACAACCGCCGCGCCTTCGAGCGGGCAACGAACCTGCTTCTCGACCTCGGTCACAAGCGGATCGCCCTGTTGAACGGCCTCGAGCACATGGACTTTGCCCGACGGCGCCGCGCGGGCTTTGAAGACGCCCTCGCGGCAAGAGGCCTGATACCGGACACTCAGATCATGCGCACCTCCGACATGACGGAGCCCTACGGCTGTGACAATGCAATGGAGATGCTCAGGTCCGGCAACCCGCCGACCGCCTTCCTTGTGTCCTCGATGATTTCGGCCATCGGCGTCGCGCGCGCCATCGGCCAGTGCGGGCTGGAAACCGGGAAAGATGTCTCCATCATCACCCATGACGACGCTCTCTCGTTCCTGCCGAACAGCGGTGAAGTACCGATCTTCACATGCACACGTTCGTCTGTGCGCTATGCCGGCCAGCGCGCCGCCGAACTGCTCCTCGACCACATCGCCGACCCGGACCGCGAACCCTCGTCCTTGCATCTCGACGCGGAGTTGATCATCGGCCAGTCGACCGGGCCTGCGCCCGATCGCTGAACAAAAGCTGCCGGACCGTCACCGGTCACACATAGGACAGGCCGCTGTTTCGCAATAGATCGTCCATTGTTTTCAGACCGCTGAGGCGGTGCGCACTGGCAAGCTCGGCAGCCTGCTCCGCTTCGCCGGCGGCAATCGCGTCGACAATCTTGCGATGCGTTGCGTCACGCGCAGCAGGCGCATTGTTCAGCCGGAGCAACACGGAATTCGCTCGGAAAACCTGGTCCAGGAGACCGCAGATTTCCGAGTGCAGTCTGTCGTTGCCCGACAGCCCCGCAACAAGGCGGTGAAATGTGTCGTCAAGTTGCGCCCACGCCAAAATGTCTCTCGCCTGAAGCGCGGTTTCACCTTCTTCCAGAACCTGGCGAAGACCTGAGAGCGGACCGTTTGCGATATCAAGACGGGCGGCGGCATGTGCCGCAAGGCCCTCAAGCACGGCAAGTATCTCGAATATTTCGCGAAAGTCCTTTTGCGAGATCGCGACGACGCGTGCGCCGCGACGCGGGATCAGGTCGATCAGCCCTTCCGCCTCAAGCCGGATCAGAGCTTCCCTGACGGGTGTACGGCTCATGCCGAGACGATTTGCAATGTCGGGTTCCGGCGCTTGATATCCGGGCGGCAAGATACCATGCAGGATCTCGTCTTTCAGACGGTCATAGGCACTATCGACCCGCGTTGATTTGACTTTCGCTAACATTGCGGAGGCTTTCAGAACACAATTTCGAAAATGACGGTGTGCCCGAACCGCACTGCAGGCGCAGCCTTGCCGGACCTTGATGTTCTTGCAAACAAACCCATTCAGCATTGATAATAATACTGATAAAATTTTACTCAAAGTGGATCGAAACGGGAAAAGACGCGGCACGATCGATCCCCTGCACCACTCAACGTATTGATTAGTCTGTAGAAAAACATGCAGAGCCAGCAAAAGCATCGTAAAAATTACTGATTTAATTTGGTGTGAATCCGATTTCGAACTGCGGATTTGAACGAGTGCGGCTGCAAACATCTTAACGGTTTATGCATACCCCGTGCTTGTGTGTGCCTCCGCGCACGGATCGCCAGCGTCTTCCTGCTTGCCGATATGGGCCGTCTTGCGCCGGGGCGCGTCCCGGCTGGCGCGCCGCGTCCGGACCGGCTTTTGCCACGCTGCCTTCCTCTTGTGCCGGGCGCCGCTCCTGCACTAGGGTCAGGACTTTCCCTTCTCATGCGCACGGGTCGCGTTTGCGAACCGATGCGTTTTCCGGAGCTGCCATTGATGAAGCCAGTTGTTCCCTTCATTCCCGAAGCCCATTCGCACGAGCGGGAGGTCTGGCAGCGGGAACTGTCCAGATCGCTCAGCGATCTGGCCGAACTCAAACCGTTCGACGCGCTCAGCGAAGAAGAGCGTCTTGCCGCCAGAGTTGCCATCGTCGCAAATCCGGACCCGGCCCATGTCGCGGCCCTGCCAAACCTTGTCTGGGTGCAGAGCCTGTGGGCCGGCGTCGAGCGCCTGATGTCCGAATTGCCGGAAGAGGGTCCGCTGATTGTCAGGCTTGCCGATCCGCAAATGGCTGAAACCATGTCCGAGGCGGTTCTGGCCTGGACGCTCTACCTGCATCGCGACATGCCCCGCTACATGGCGCAGCAGCGCCGGGGCGTGTGGCAGGAGCATTTTCTGAAAACCCCGGCGGAACGGACGGTCGGTGTTCTCGGACTGGGCAATCTCGGCACGGCTTCGGCGCAGCGCCTGCGGGCCAACGGATTTACGGTTGCCGGTTGGAGCCGGTCGAAGAAAACCCTTGACGGGGTCCGCTGTTTTCACGGGCCGGACGGTCTGAAACAGCTTCTTGGCGAGGTCGACATTGTCGTCGTGCTGGTCCCCCTGACAGATCAGACCCGGGGCCTGCTCGGCAAGGACGAATTCAGTTCCTGCAAGCAAGGCGCCGCGATCATCAATTTCGCGCGCGGGCCGGTGATCGGGACCGGTGCGCTGGTCGACGGGCTCGACACAGGGCACCTGTCTCATGCGGTTCTCGATGTTTTCGATGAAGAGCCGCTGCCACCCGAAAGCCCGCTCTGGCGGCATGAAAAAATCACCGTGCTTCCACATATCTCCGCGCCGACGATCATCAGCACGGCCTCAAGGCTTGTTGCCCGCAATCTCGGGACGTTCCTGGAAACGGGCGCGGTTCCCGATCACGTCGACCGAAAACGTGGATACTGACCTTCCGGTGCCGGGGCGTCGCAATACTGTCAAGGATTGCACCGTATCAGGCACACAGTTTCACTTGCCATGAAGGTACATCATGCCGACCCTTCCGATCCTGGGCGCAGCGCTCAATGTCAACAGTCTGGAAACCCATCGCAAGCTCATGCTCGACAAGCCCCGGGATCTTGAGCTTCAGGATTTCTGGCCCGGCGAGGTTCTCAACGGAGACTGGATGCCCCTTGTGGAGCGCGCCAGGACATTGCTCGACGGCCACGAAGGCCGCCTCGGCATTCATGGACCCTTCTGGGGCTTCACCATCGATGCCGTCGATGTGGACGTGCGCGATGTGGTCAAGAAGCGCCTCCTGCAGGGTCTTGAAGTCTGCGAAGCGCTCGGCGCATCGCATATGGTCGTGCACAGTCCCTATTCCACGTGGGATCACAACAACCTCGACAACTACGAGAACGGGCGCGAACGCAAGATCGAGCTTTGCCACCTGACCATGAAAGACGCCGTCAAGCGGGCTGAGGACATCGGCTGTGAACTCGTCATCGAAAACATCGAGGACATAGATCCGTATCTCAGGAAAATACTCGCCGACAGTTTCGGGTCCCGGATGGTGAAGGTCTCGATCGACACGGGCCATGCCCACTATGCCCATGGTTCCACCGGCGCACCGCCGGTCGACTACTACGTGAAGGCAGCCGGAAACGATCTGCGCCACGTGCATCTTCAAGATGCCGATGGCTATGCCGACCGCCACTGGGCGCTTGGCGAGGGAACCATCAGCTGGCACGCGGTCTTTGCGGCCCTGTCGAAACTGGAGAGCGACCCGCGCCTCATTGTCGAGGTCCGCGATCACGCCGATGTGCCCGTTTCGATTGAGAACATGGCTGCGCTCGGCCTGGCACAATGACGCCGGCAAACGGCCAGCAAGCCCGACCCCACAAATTTGTGAAGAGGCGTTAGCGGACAGGTCGCCACCCTTTGCCTAAGTACAGTTCTGGATCGAGGTGTGTCCCGGCATTCCTCGACCGGAACGGGCTCTTGCAAAGGTGTGCTGACAAATATGCTTGAACTGCCGCTTGCGTATCTTGCCGGTCTTCTGACCCTGATAAATCCCTGTGTCCTGCCGGTTCTGCCGATCGTGCTCACGACGGCGCTCAACGCGGACAAGCGCGCACCCGTCGCGCTTGCGGCGGGAATGAGCGTTTCCTTCGTGATCGTCGGAATGCTGGTGTCCACGGTCGGTTACGCCATCGGCCTGACCGAGGACGTCATGGCAAGGGTCGGCGCGGCGCTGATGATTGTGTTCGGCCTCGTGCTGCTGGTGCCGGTGTTCAGCCAGCGCTTCGAACTCGCCGCAGCCGGATTTTCCGGTTCGGCCGGGCAAAAGCTGCACAGCACCGACACCGGTGGCCTGCGCGGCCAGTTTC
This region of uncultured Roseibium sp. genomic DNA includes:
- a CDS encoding substrate-binding domain-containing protein, with protein sequence MSKGVNLKELSNRLQLSQTTVSRALNGYPEVSAETRRRVAEMAEKLGYAPNSQARRLATGRSMAIGHVIPRSIHEMMNPIFLEFIAGAGETYSKHGYDMIISVVEDDHEEDAYRQIASRKKADGVIIHGPAADESRHRLLREINLPFVVHGRIPGAERETSWVDMNNRRAFERATNLLLDLGHKRIALLNGLEHMDFARRRRAGFEDALAARGLIPDTQIMRTSDMTEPYGCDNAMEMLRSGNPPTAFLVSSMISAIGVARAIGQCGLETGKDVSIITHDDALSFLPNSGEVPIFTCTRSSVRYAGQRAAELLLDHIADPDREPSSLHLDAELIIGQSTGPAPDR
- a CDS encoding GntR family transcriptional regulator, with the protein product MLAKVKSTRVDSAYDRLKDEILHGILPPGYQAPEPDIANRLGMSRTPVREALIRLEAEGLIDLIPRRGARVVAISQKDFREIFEILAVLEGLAAHAAARLDIANGPLSGLRQVLEEGETALQARDILAWAQLDDTFHRLVAGLSGNDRLHSEICGLLDQVFRANSVLLRLNNAPAARDATHRKIVDAIAAGEAEQAAELASAHRLSGLKTMDDLLRNSGLSYV
- a CDS encoding glyoxylate/hydroxypyruvate reductase A, with the translated sequence MKPVVPFIPEAHSHEREVWQRELSRSLSDLAELKPFDALSEEERLAARVAIVANPDPAHVAALPNLVWVQSLWAGVERLMSELPEEGPLIVRLADPQMAETMSEAVLAWTLYLHRDMPRYMAQQRRGVWQEHFLKTPAERTVGVLGLGNLGTASAQRLRANGFTVAGWSRSKKTLDGVRCFHGPDGLKQLLGEVDIVVVLVPLTDQTRGLLGKDEFSSCKQGAAIINFARGPVIGTGALVDGLDTGHLSHAVLDVFDEEPLPPESPLWRHEKITVLPHISAPTIISTASRLVARNLGTFLETGAVPDHVDRKRGY
- a CDS encoding sugar phosphate isomerase/epimerase, encoding MPTLPILGAALNVNSLETHRKLMLDKPRDLELQDFWPGEVLNGDWMPLVERARTLLDGHEGRLGIHGPFWGFTIDAVDVDVRDVVKKRLLQGLEVCEALGASHMVVHSPYSTWDHNNLDNYENGRERKIELCHLTMKDAVKRAEDIGCELVIENIEDIDPYLRKILADSFGSRMVKVSIDTGHAHYAHGSTGAPPVDYYVKAAGNDLRHVHLQDADGYADRHWALGEGTISWHAVFAALSKLESDPRLIVEVRDHADVPVSIENMAALGLAQ
- a CDS encoding cytochrome c biogenesis CcdA family protein translates to MLELPLAYLAGLLTLINPCVLPVLPIVLTTALNADKRAPVALAAGMSVSFVIVGMLVSTVGYAIGLTEDVMARVGAALMIVFGLVLLVPVFSQRFELAAAGFSGSAGQKLHSTDTGGLRGQFLGGALLGAVWSPCIGPTLGGAIALASQGQSLAWAAAIMSFFALGVSTFIVGLGLGAGETIRRRADRLRGLAEKSKPLMGVVFIAVGVLLLLNVHKMFDAWALSVMPIWLQDLSVRF